The Actinomyces sp. oral taxon 414 genome has a segment encoding these proteins:
- a CDS encoding NAD(+) synthase translates to MTQASAAPDIEFRSAYDQGFARVAAVTLPVTLADPAANAAAVIERARDLGDDGVCLAVFPELGLTGYSIDDLLLSDVLLSETLAAIETIRAASAGFLPAVVVGAPLREGGRLFNCAVVIAGGAVRGVAPKSYPPAYREFYEKRHFACGAGAGVDRIDINGVRVPFGTGLLFGVDDVPGLIFHAEVCEDMWVPVPPSSLAALAGATVLVNLSGSPVTVGRAEDRELLVRASSSRNLAAYVFAAAGQGESSTDLAWDGQTLVYENGEPLGATERFAEGARATVVDVDIEGLLAERVRQGSFEDNRRVLLRPGADGAPADPADPAVGFRTVRIGRGDLTVPRTDIGLRRAVDRFPFVPDDPARLAQDCYEAYNIQVAALVQRLRAIGGPRIIIGVSGGLDSTHALIVAARAVDRLGLGREHIHAITMPGFATSAGTKRNALALARALGCHVEELDIRPLAEQMLAAMDHPYGRGERGREVYDVTFENVQAGLRTDLLFRIAGRRGGIVLGTGDLSELALGWCTFGVGDQMAHYGVNAGIPKTLIQHLIRWVVAERLFPDDVGDVLLDILGTEISPELVPAHEGEPIQSTQARIGPYALQDFTLWHVLRRGSRPSRIAFLAERAWADPSAGAWPPGLPEEERVAYDLAAIRKWELVFFRRFFSNQFKRSTLPNGPKVVAGGSLSPRGDWRMPSDAAGAAWIAELERNVPEA, encoded by the coding sequence ATGACACAGGCCAGCGCCGCGCCCGACATCGAGTTCCGCTCCGCCTACGACCAGGGCTTCGCGCGCGTGGCCGCCGTCACCCTGCCCGTGACCCTGGCCGATCCGGCCGCCAACGCGGCCGCCGTGATCGAACGGGCCCGCGACCTGGGCGACGACGGCGTGTGCCTGGCCGTCTTCCCCGAACTGGGCCTGACCGGCTACTCCATTGACGACCTCCTCCTGTCCGACGTCCTGCTCTCCGAGACCCTGGCCGCCATCGAGACCATCCGCGCCGCCTCGGCCGGGTTCCTGCCGGCGGTCGTCGTGGGCGCCCCCCTGCGGGAGGGCGGGCGCCTGTTCAACTGCGCCGTCGTCATCGCCGGCGGGGCGGTGCGCGGCGTCGCCCCCAAGTCCTACCCGCCCGCCTACCGCGAGTTCTACGAGAAGCGGCACTTCGCCTGCGGGGCCGGCGCCGGAGTCGACCGCATCGACATCAACGGCGTGCGCGTCCCCTTCGGCACCGGCCTGCTGTTCGGGGTCGACGACGTGCCGGGCCTGATCTTCCACGCCGAGGTCTGCGAGGACATGTGGGTGCCCGTGCCGCCCTCGTCCCTGGCGGCGCTGGCGGGCGCCACGGTCCTGGTCAACCTGTCCGGATCGCCCGTCACCGTGGGGCGGGCCGAGGACCGCGAGCTGCTGGTCCGGGCCTCCAGCTCGCGGAACCTGGCCGCCTACGTCTTCGCCGCCGCCGGGCAGGGGGAGTCCTCCACGGACCTGGCCTGGGACGGGCAGACCCTCGTTTACGAGAACGGCGAGCCGCTGGGCGCCACCGAGCGCTTCGCCGAGGGCGCCCGCGCCACGGTCGTCGACGTCGACATCGAGGGTCTGCTCGCCGAGCGGGTGCGCCAGGGCTCCTTCGAGGACAACCGCCGGGTCCTCCTGCGCCCCGGTGCCGACGGCGCCCCCGCCGATCCCGCAGACCCCGCCGTCGGCTTCCGGACCGTGCGCATCGGCCGGGGCGACCTGACCGTCCCCCGCACCGACATCGGCCTGCGGCGCGCCGTCGACCGCTTCCCCTTCGTCCCCGACGACCCGGCCCGCCTGGCCCAGGACTGCTACGAGGCCTACAACATCCAGGTGGCCGCCCTCGTCCAGCGGCTGCGCGCCATTGGCGGCCCCCGCATCATTATCGGCGTAAGCGGGGGGCTGGACTCGACCCACGCCCTCATTGTGGCCGCCCGCGCCGTCGACCGCCTGGGCCTGGGCCGCGAGCACATCCACGCCATCACCATGCCGGGCTTCGCCACCAGCGCCGGGACGAAACGGAACGCGCTCGCCCTGGCGCGGGCGCTGGGCTGCCACGTCGAGGAACTGGACATCCGCCCGCTGGCCGAGCAGATGCTCGCCGCCATGGACCACCCCTACGGGCGCGGCGAGCGCGGCCGGGAGGTCTACGACGTCACCTTCGAGAACGTCCAGGCGGGCCTGCGCACCGACCTGCTGTTCCGCATCGCGGGCCGGCGCGGCGGCATTGTGCTGGGCACCGGGGACCTGAGCGAGCTGGCGCTGGGCTGGTGCACTTTCGGGGTGGGCGACCAGATGGCCCACTACGGGGTCAACGCCGGCATCCCCAAGACCCTCATCCAGCACCTCATCCGCTGGGTGGTGGCCGAGCGCCTCTTCCCCGACGACGTCGGGGACGTGCTGCTGGACATCCTGGGCACCGAGATCAGCCCCGAGCTCGTGCCCGCGCACGAGGGCGAGCCCATCCAGTCCACGCAGGCGAGGATCGGCCCCTACGCCCTGCAGGACTTCACCCTGTGGCACGTGCTGCGGCGCGGGTCCAGGCCCAGCCGCATCGCCTTCCTGGCGGAGAGGGCCTGGGCCGACCCCTCCGCCGGCGCCTGGCCGCCCGGGCTGCCCGAGGAGGAGAGGGTCGCCTACGACCTGGCCGCCATCAGGAAGTGGGAGCTGGTGTTCTTCAGGCGCTTCTTCTCCAACCAGTTCAAGCGCTCCACCCTGCCCAACGGCCCCAAGGTCGTGGCGGGCGGCTCGCTGTCCCCGCGCGGGGACTGGCGCATGCCCTCCGACGCCGCCGGCGCCGCCTGGATCGCCGAGCTCGAGCGCAACGTGCCCGAGGCCTGA
- a CDS encoding HAD family hydrolase, translated as MTGAVRRLLSTDLDGTIVFDRAISPADAAAMRRWREAGNLLVMNTGRSISALRSALEGFDVDYDYAVLYTGAVLTDGRAGVIEARTLPDGLVEEVLDVLGREERITIFATTLAGDLQLHDTLGSSTDLLTLFRRGTTADLAGRAVVGIPLHLGDAAATDRIEAEVARRWGGVIEGARNQDFLDLVPAGASKGAGLSRLVDLLTGPGGVHEGEAIETWTVGDSWNDIPMHVAADHGVAMEGSPAQVLAACERRTPSVAALVEELLAAD; from the coding sequence ATGACCGGGGCAGTCCGCAGGTTGCTGTCCACCGACCTCGACGGGACGATCGTCTTCGACCGGGCCATCTCGCCGGCCGACGCCGCCGCCATGCGCCGCTGGCGCGAGGCCGGCAACCTGCTGGTGATGAACACCGGCCGCTCCATCTCGGCGCTGCGCAGCGCCCTGGAGGGCTTCGACGTCGACTACGACTACGCGGTCCTCTACACGGGGGCCGTCCTCACCGACGGGCGGGCCGGGGTCATCGAGGCCCGCACCCTGCCCGACGGCCTCGTCGAGGAGGTCCTGGACGTGCTGGGCCGTGAGGAGCGGATCACGATCTTCGCTACCACGCTCGCCGGGGACCTCCAGCTCCACGACACCCTGGGCTCGAGCACCGATCTGCTCACCCTGTTCAGGCGCGGGACGACGGCGGACCTGGCCGGCCGCGCCGTCGTGGGCATCCCCCTGCACCTGGGGGACGCCGCCGCCACCGACCGCATCGAGGCCGAGGTCGCCCGCCGCTGGGGCGGGGTCATCGAGGGCGCCCGCAACCAGGACTTCCTCGACCTCGTCCCGGCGGGGGCGTCCAAGGGGGCGGGGTTGAGCCGGCTCGTCGACCTGCTGACCGGCCCGGGCGGCGTCCACGAGGGGGAGGCGATCGAGACCTGGACGGTGGGTGACTCGTGGAACGACATCCCCATGCACGTCGCGGCCGACCACGGCGTGGCCATGGAGGGCTCGCCCGCCCAGGTCCTGGCCGCCTGCGAGCGCCGGACGCCGTCGGTGGCCGCCCTCGTCGAGGAGCTGCTCGCGGCCGACTGA
- a CDS encoding ATP-dependent Clp protease ATP-binding subunit — MDTNYTTKSQEAISGAMQAAAAAGNPQIEPAHLLVELLAQPDGVAAGLLAAVSPDAAARQAVGAAARRILTRLPASSGSSVTQPQPSRALLAALEAASAAAKELGDEYISTEHLLIGLAKGDTSGSAPTAARALADAGATPAALIEALPQVRGSSRVTSPNPEGTYKTLEKYGTDLTGAAREGRLDPVIGRDSEIRRVVQVLSRRTKNNPVLIGEPGVGKTAVVEGLAQRIVAGDVPDSLRGKRLIALDLSGMVAGAKYRGEFEERLKAVLKEIKDSDGEVITFIDELHTVVGAGGGSEGAMDAGNMLKPMLARGELRMVGATTLDEYRERIEKDPALERRFQQVFVGEPSVEDTVAILRGIAPKYEAHHQVTISDGALVAAATLSDRYITGRQLPDKAIDLVDEAASRLRMELDSSPVEIDELRRRVDRMRMEEAYLDESIEDTSKADPADVDRLERLRAELADASEELASLNARWEAEKAGHNKVGELRAALDEMRTRADLAEREGSFEEAGRLRYGEMPALERQIREAEAADDAEAAAGEPMIAEKVGAPEIAEVVGSWTGIPVGKLLQGETEKLLTMEEVIGKRLIGQRAAVAAVADAVRRSRAGVADPDRPTGSFLFLGPTGVGKTELAKALADFLFDDERAMVRIDMSEYSEKHAVARLVGAPPGYVGYEEGGQLTEAVRRRPYSVVLLDEVEKAHPEVFDILLQVLDDGRLTDGQGRTVDFRNVILVLTSNLGSQFLIDPLLSPEEKRKEVMARVRAAFKPEFLNRLDDTLVFDALTREELGRIVEIQLAGMQRRLAGHRLTLTVTDAARAWLADEGYDPAYGARPLRRLVQREIGDRLARMILGGEVLDGQEVVVDVVSEGEGAGLVLTARGEAWAPSATSAA; from the coding sequence ATGGACACGAACTACACCACCAAGTCGCAGGAGGCGATCTCCGGGGCCATGCAGGCCGCCGCCGCGGCCGGCAACCCCCAGATCGAGCCCGCGCACCTGCTCGTCGAGCTCCTGGCCCAGCCCGACGGCGTCGCCGCCGGACTGCTGGCCGCCGTATCCCCCGACGCCGCGGCCCGCCAGGCCGTCGGCGCCGCCGCGCGCCGCATCCTGACCCGGCTGCCCGCCTCCTCGGGCTCCTCGGTGACCCAGCCCCAGCCCTCGCGCGCCCTGCTGGCCGCCCTGGAGGCCGCCTCCGCGGCCGCCAAGGAGCTGGGCGACGAGTACATCTCCACCGAGCACCTGCTCATCGGCCTGGCCAAGGGCGACACCTCCGGCTCGGCCCCCACCGCGGCCCGCGCCCTGGCCGACGCCGGCGCCACCCCGGCCGCCCTCATCGAGGCCCTGCCCCAGGTCCGCGGCTCCTCCCGCGTCACCTCGCCCAACCCCGAGGGCACCTACAAGACCCTCGAGAAGTACGGCACCGACCTGACCGGGGCCGCCCGCGAGGGGCGCCTCGACCCGGTCATCGGCCGCGACTCCGAGATCCGCCGCGTCGTGCAGGTCCTGTCCCGTCGCACCAAGAACAACCCGGTCCTCATCGGCGAGCCCGGCGTGGGCAAGACCGCCGTCGTCGAGGGCCTGGCCCAGCGCATCGTCGCCGGCGACGTGCCCGACTCCCTGCGCGGCAAGCGCCTGATCGCCCTGGACCTGTCCGGGATGGTGGCCGGAGCCAAATACCGCGGCGAATTCGAGGAGCGCCTCAAGGCCGTCCTCAAGGAGATCAAGGACTCCGACGGCGAGGTCATCACCTTCATCGACGAGCTGCACACCGTCGTCGGCGCCGGCGGCGGCTCCGAGGGCGCCATGGACGCCGGCAATATGCTCAAGCCCATGCTCGCCCGCGGCGAGCTGCGCATGGTGGGCGCCACCACCCTGGACGAGTACCGCGAGCGCATTGAGAAGGACCCGGCCCTGGAGCGCCGCTTCCAGCAGGTTTTCGTCGGCGAGCCCTCCGTGGAGGACACGGTCGCCATCCTGCGCGGCATCGCCCCCAAGTACGAGGCCCACCACCAGGTGACCATCTCCGACGGCGCCCTGGTGGCCGCCGCCACCCTGTCCGACCGCTACATCACCGGCCGCCAGCTGCCCGACAAGGCCATCGACCTGGTCGACGAGGCCGCCTCCCGGCTGCGCATGGAGCTCGACTCCAGCCCCGTCGAGATCGACGAGCTGCGCCGCCGCGTGGACCGCATGCGCATGGAGGAGGCCTACCTCGACGAGTCCATCGAGGACACGTCCAAGGCCGACCCGGCCGACGTCGACCGCCTCGAGCGCCTGCGCGCCGAACTGGCCGACGCCTCCGAGGAGCTGGCCTCGCTCAACGCCCGCTGGGAGGCCGAGAAGGCCGGTCACAACAAGGTCGGCGAGCTGCGCGCCGCCCTGGACGAGATGCGCACCCGCGCCGACCTGGCCGAGCGCGAGGGCAGCTTCGAGGAGGCCGGCCGCCTGCGCTACGGCGAGATGCCCGCCCTGGAGCGTCAGATCCGCGAGGCCGAGGCCGCCGACGACGCCGAGGCGGCCGCCGGCGAGCCGATGATCGCCGAGAAGGTCGGCGCCCCCGAGATCGCCGAGGTCGTGGGCTCGTGGACCGGCATCCCCGTGGGCAAGCTCCTCCAGGGCGAGACCGAGAAGCTCCTGACCATGGAGGAGGTCATCGGCAAGCGCCTCATTGGCCAGAGGGCCGCGGTGGCCGCGGTGGCCGACGCGGTGCGCCGCTCGCGCGCCGGGGTGGCCGACCCCGACCGCCCCACCGGCTCCTTCCTGTTCCTGGGGCCCACGGGCGTGGGCAAGACCGAGCTGGCCAAGGCGCTGGCGGACTTCCTGTTCGACGACGAGCGCGCCATGGTGCGCATCGACATGTCCGAGTACTCCGAGAAGCACGCGGTGGCCCGCCTGGTGGGCGCGCCCCCCGGCTACGTGGGCTACGAGGAGGGCGGCCAGCTCACCGAGGCGGTGCGCCGTCGGCCCTACTCGGTGGTCCTGCTCGACGAGGTCGAGAAGGCCCATCCGGAGGTCTTCGACATTCTGCTCCAGGTGCTCGACGACGGGCGCCTGACCGACGGGCAGGGGCGCACGGTGGACTTCCGCAATGTCATCCTGGTACTCACCTCCAACTTGGGCAGCCAGTTCCTCATCGACCCGCTGCTCAGCCCGGAGGAGAAGCGCAAGGAGGTCATGGCGCGGGTGCGCGCGGCCTTCAAGCCCGAGTTCCTCAACCGCCTGGACGACACCCTCGTCTTCGACGCCCTGACCAGGGAGGAGTTGGGCCGGATCGTGGAGATCCAGCTGGCCGGCATGCAGCGGCGCCTGGCCGGCCACCGGCTCACGCTCACCGTCACCGACGCCGCCCGCGCCTGGCTGGCGGACGAGGGCTACGACCCCGCCTACGGGGCGCGCCCGCTGCGCCGCCTGGTCCAGCGCGAGATCGGCGACCGGCTGGCCCGCATGATCCTGGGCGGGGAGGTCCTCGACGGCCAGGAGGTGGTCGTGGACGTCGTCTCCGAGGGCGAGGGCGCGGGGCTGGTGCTCACCGCCCGGGGCGAGGCCTGGGCGCCGTCGGCCACCAGCGCCGCCTGA
- a CDS encoding TetR/AcrR family transcriptional regulator: MALFGARGYAGTSLADVADAADISKAGLLHHFSSKGALFAQVLERRDRQAGSRILRKGDTEDPWLLLDAFVRLVEHNARHRELVAIYTATAVSVLDADHPAHAWMAGHLAGTVEMFERAFERGKEAGTVRPDAPSRLIARTLTALSDGLQIQWLCATTPHTTARESLGTDMAAEVRLYIEGLRRQWRLEPEPAA, translated from the coding sequence GTGGCCCTGTTCGGCGCGCGCGGCTACGCGGGCACCTCCCTGGCCGACGTCGCCGACGCCGCGGACATCTCCAAGGCGGGCCTGCTGCACCACTTCTCCTCCAAGGGGGCCCTGTTCGCCCAGGTCCTGGAACGCCGCGACCGGCAGGCCGGCTCCCGGATCCTCCGGAAGGGGGACACCGAGGACCCGTGGCTGCTCCTGGACGCCTTCGTGCGGCTCGTCGAGCACAACGCCCGCCATCGCGAGCTCGTGGCGATCTACACCGCGACCGCGGTGTCCGTCCTCGACGCCGACCATCCCGCGCACGCCTGGATGGCCGGGCACCTGGCGGGCACCGTGGAGATGTTCGAAAGGGCCTTCGAGCGGGGCAAGGAGGCCGGGACCGTGCGCCCCGACGCGCCCTCGCGCCTCATCGCCCGGACACTGACGGCGCTCAGCGACGGCCTGCAGATCCAGTGGCTGTGCGCCACGACGCCGCACACGACGGCCCGCGAGTCCCTCGGGACGGACATGGCGGCGGAGGTCCGCCTCTACATCGAGGGCCTGAGGCGCCAGTGGCGGCTCGAGCCCGAGCCCGCCGCCTAA
- a CDS encoding PTS sugar transporter subunit IIA — protein sequence MSTAEGEHSLRNFLDPRLISMHLAATTRRQAIEEMTDLLVRAGKVRDARAFVADVFRREIQGPTGLGNAVAIPHGKSAAVLETSVAIGRAGRDLDWPSLDGAPVRTVFLLAVEEKDAGITHLKLLQRIAVLLAHGDFARLLDSARDADDLIDLIDRHIEEDQS from the coding sequence ATGTCAACCGCTGAGGGCGAGCACAGCCTTCGAAATTTCCTCGATCCGCGCCTAATCAGCATGCACCTCGCCGCCACCACGCGCAGACAGGCCATTGAGGAGATGACCGATCTCCTCGTGAGGGCCGGGAAGGTGCGCGACGCCCGCGCCTTCGTCGCCGACGTCTTCCGCAGGGAGATACAGGGGCCCACGGGCCTGGGCAACGCGGTCGCGATTCCGCACGGCAAGTCGGCGGCCGTCCTGGAGACGAGTGTCGCCATAGGCCGCGCGGGGCGCGACCTCGACTGGCCCTCCCTCGACGGCGCCCCGGTCAGGACCGTGTTCCTGCTGGCCGTCGAGGAGAAGGACGCCGGCATAACCCACCTCAAGCTCCTTCAGAGGATCGCCGTCCTGCTCGCCCACGGCGACTTCGCGCGCCTGCTGGACTCGGCGCGGGACGCCGACGACCTCATCGACCTGATCGACCGCCACATAGAGGAGGACCAGTCATGA
- a CDS encoding PTS fructose transporter subunit IIC, with product MSADAAARRRPRLELKRHALTAISYMLPLVVAAGLLIAIGNLTGGTVIEDYSRPYSWQDALVSLGVLGMGLLAPVISAAIAYSIADRPGIAPGLLIGLIAHAIGAGFLGGMLGGFLVGWFTLWLKNRLRVPRWAQGLMPMMILPLLSTLVIGLLMFFVIGVPIVWATQWLTDFLTSMRGSMRFVFGALMGAMAAFDFGGPVNKVASLFADGLLLEGVTEPEAVKVLASMVPPFGVGISLLLARIVRKPIYTAQECNNIGIAIPMGVCMITEGVIPIAAGDLVRVVLSCSTGAAVGGGLSMMWGIGSPVPSGGLFIVPAMSNPLLFMVALLAGSVVTGILLVLTKRRLPQDAAGRSGAQTDADPGADPDAQTGADREKDVDLGDISFS from the coding sequence ATGAGCGCTGACGCCGCCGCCCGCCGCCGCCCCCGCCTGGAGCTCAAGAGGCACGCCCTGACCGCCATCTCCTATATGCTCCCCCTGGTCGTGGCGGCCGGACTGCTCATCGCCATCGGGAACCTGACCGGCGGGACCGTCATCGAGGATTACTCACGGCCCTACAGCTGGCAGGACGCGCTGGTGTCCCTGGGCGTGCTGGGGATGGGCCTGCTCGCCCCCGTCATCTCCGCGGCGATCGCCTACTCGATCGCCGACCGGCCCGGCATCGCCCCGGGCCTGCTCATCGGCCTCATCGCCCACGCCATCGGGGCCGGGTTCCTCGGCGGCATGCTCGGGGGGTTCCTCGTCGGATGGTTCACGCTCTGGCTCAAGAACCGCCTGCGGGTGCCCCGCTGGGCCCAGGGCCTCATGCCCATGATGATCCTGCCGCTGCTGAGCACGCTGGTGATCGGGCTGCTCATGTTCTTCGTCATCGGGGTGCCGATCGTGTGGGCCACGCAGTGGCTGACCGACTTCCTCACCTCCATGCGGGGCTCCATGCGCTTCGTCTTCGGCGCGCTCATGGGGGCCATGGCGGCCTTCGACTTCGGCGGGCCCGTCAACAAGGTCGCCTCCCTGTTCGCCGACGGGCTGCTCCTGGAGGGGGTCACCGAGCCCGAGGCCGTCAAGGTCCTGGCCTCCATGGTGCCCCCGTTCGGCGTGGGCATCTCGCTGCTGCTCGCCAGGATCGTGCGCAAGCCGATCTACACCGCCCAGGAGTGCAACAACATCGGCATCGCCATCCCCATGGGCGTGTGCATGATCACCGAGGGGGTCATCCCCATCGCCGCCGGCGATCTGGTGCGCGTGGTCCTGTCCTGCTCGACGGGCGCGGCGGTCGGCGGCGGCCTGTCGATGATGTGGGGGATCGGCTCCCCGGTGCCCTCCGGCGGCCTGTTCATCGTCCCCGCCATGTCCAACCCACTGCTGTTCATGGTGGCCCTCCTGGCGGGCTCCGTTGTGACGGGGATCCTGCTGGTGCTCACCAAGAGGCGCCTGCCGCAGGACGCGGCGGGCCGCTCGGGCGCGCAGACGGATGCGGACCCGGGCGCGGACCCGGACGCGCAGACGGGCGCGGACCGGGAGAAGGACGTGGATCTGGGCGACATCTCCTTCTCATGA
- a CDS encoding peptide MFS transporter — translation MPISSTDIDNENSSEPGPVLAGRWRPRTLRTTPSRQDRGLFGHPAGLPWMLNVEMWERFSYYGMRAILLYFITDTVARGGLGLSDNSGQVIMAAYSAAVYLLAIPGGIFADRIIGPWTSSLYGGVVIMAGHVCLSIPSVVSSWLGIVLVAVGTGFVKPNLSTIVGGLYDADDLRRDAGFQLFYMAINIGAFASPLLTGWLREHYGYHAGFVSAAIGMGLALAAFVHGRHKLSAFAFTVPNPLQGHERRRLILAAIGAAVGAVLVVAVLRGATGNLLDAISAVMLIIPVGAAIGYFSLMLRSPKVTRRERTHLRAYIPLWIGAVLFFMISEQAAGKMATFARDNTDGRIFLLGWVISPEAYQSVNPAAIIVLAPLVGWFFTRRAGRFPSTIVKFAISVLIIGLSAFLMGYGFRAWPGGSELSPWWFLAAVFVIQTVSELFLSPVGLSTTTALAPKSFASQAMSMWQLTIATGQGLAGFIIAKTEGIADSTYYYGLGAVTVAAALVLLAVAPWTQRQMADVETASGARDGAGDDGEGG, via the coding sequence ATGCCAATTTCCTCAACCGATATCGACAACGAGAACAGTTCCGAACCGGGGCCCGTCCTCGCCGGCCGCTGGAGGCCGCGCACGCTGCGCACCACGCCGTCGAGACAGGACCGCGGATTATTCGGCCACCCCGCGGGCCTGCCCTGGATGCTCAACGTCGAAATGTGGGAGCGCTTCTCCTACTACGGAATGCGCGCCATCCTGCTGTACTTCATCACCGACACCGTGGCCAGGGGCGGCCTGGGCCTGAGCGATAACTCCGGACAGGTCATTATGGCCGCCTACAGCGCCGCCGTGTACCTCCTGGCGATCCCCGGCGGAATATTCGCCGACCGCATTATCGGCCCGTGGACGTCGAGCCTTTACGGGGGCGTCGTCATTATGGCCGGGCACGTGTGCCTGTCAATCCCCTCCGTCGTCTCCTCCTGGCTGGGCATCGTCCTGGTCGCCGTCGGAACCGGCTTCGTCAAGCCGAATCTCTCCACTATTGTCGGCGGCCTGTACGACGCCGACGACCTGCGGCGGGACGCGGGATTCCAGCTGTTCTACATGGCGATCAACATAGGCGCGTTCGCCTCCCCGCTCCTCACCGGCTGGCTGCGCGAGCACTACGGCTACCACGCCGGTTTCGTCTCCGCCGCGATCGGCATGGGCCTGGCGCTGGCGGCCTTCGTCCACGGGCGGCACAAGCTTTCCGCCTTCGCCTTCACCGTCCCCAACCCGCTTCAGGGCCACGAGCGCCGCAGGCTGATCCTGGCGGCGATCGGCGCGGCCGTGGGCGCGGTCCTGGTGGTGGCGGTCCTGCGGGGCGCGACCGGCAATCTGCTCGACGCCATCTCCGCCGTCATGCTCATTATCCCGGTGGGTGCGGCGATCGGCTACTTCTCCCTCATGCTGCGCTCCCCGAAGGTCACTCGCCGCGAGCGCACCCACCTGCGCGCCTATATCCCCCTGTGGATCGGCGCGGTGCTCTTCTTTATGATCTCCGAGCAGGCCGCCGGCAAGATGGCGACCTTCGCCAGGGACAACACCGACGGCCGTATCTTCCTGCTCGGGTGGGTCATTAGCCCGGAGGCCTACCAGTCGGTCAACCCCGCCGCGATTATCGTCCTGGCCCCGCTGGTCGGCTGGTTCTTCACCCGGCGGGCCGGTAGGTTCCCCTCGACCATTGTGAAGTTCGCGATCTCGGTGCTCATTATCGGCCTGTCCGCATTCCTTATGGGCTACGGGTTCCGGGCCTGGCCCGGGGGGTCCGAGCTGTCCCCGTGGTGGTTCCTGGCGGCGGTCTTCGTCATCCAGACCGTCAGCGAGCTGTTCCTGTCGCCGGTGGGCCTGTCCACGACGACCGCGCTGGCGCCCAAGAGCTTCGCCTCCCAGGCGATGAGCATGTGGCAACTCACCATCGCCACCGGCCAGGGGCTCGCCGGCTTCATTATCGCCAAGACAGAGGGCATCGCCGACTCGACCTACTACTACGGTCTGGGCGCGGTCACGGTCGCCGCGGCCCTGGTCCTGCTCGCCGTCGCCCCCTGGACGCAGCGGCAGATGGCCGACGTCGAGACGGCGTCCGGGGCCCGTGACGGCGCCGGGGATGACGGCGAAGGCGGCTGA
- a CDS encoding PTS fructose transporter subunit IIB, translating to MKFVAVAACTSGIAHTYIAREKILTAARSLGWEAACETQGTIGTENELDAADIASADFVLLAIDIKIAGRERFEGKRIVEVGTATAIQSPTKLLTLIGERIRDER from the coding sequence ATGAAATTCGTCGCCGTCGCCGCGTGCACGTCCGGGATAGCGCACACCTACATCGCCAGGGAGAAGATCCTCACCGCCGCCCGCTCGCTCGGCTGGGAGGCCGCCTGCGAGACCCAGGGGACCATAGGGACCGAGAACGAGCTCGACGCCGCCGATATCGCGTCGGCGGACTTCGTGCTCCTGGCGATCGACATCAAGATCGCCGGACGGGAGCGGTTCGAGGGCAAGAGGATCGTCGAGGTCGGCACGGCGACGGCCATCCAGTCGCCCACGAAGCTGCTGACCCTCATCGGGGAGAGGATCCGCGATGAGCGCTGA
- a CDS encoding glycerophosphodiester phosphodiesterase family protein, protein MSADAGPRPDLPVGWPPAPCPHPTAPGTRIVLAHRGARALAPENTLAALRAAARAGARWVEIDVDVIGDGTVIVIHDSSLDRTTDRTGSYYRLRAADLPAIDAGSWFRAEDGSRPFAGEGLPTLADALDVVAQTAMSVNVELKSCQAGAAACRRLVDDVAAQLDALAERAPASQALVSSFNPLLLERMGRRRPEAALALLTGAGALGDDWRSRAEMLGARAVHPAQAGLDRERVEEMRALGYGVNVWTVNTRERAVELFDWGATGIFTDRVHELGGLGDGGDRAAETAADKR, encoded by the coding sequence ATGAGCGCCGACGCCGGCCCCCGCCCCGACCTCCCGGTCGGCTGGCCCCCCGCCCCGTGCCCGCACCCGACCGCGCCGGGCACCCGGATCGTCCTCGCCCACCGCGGCGCGCGCGCCCTCGCCCCGGAGAACACGCTGGCGGCCCTGCGCGCCGCCGCGCGGGCCGGGGCCCGGTGGGTCGAGATCGACGTCGACGTCATCGGCGACGGCACCGTCATCGTCATCCACGACTCGAGCCTGGACCGGACCACCGACCGCACCGGCTCCTACTACCGCCTGCGCGCCGCCGACCTGCCGGCCATCGACGCCGGCTCCTGGTTCCGGGCCGAGGACGGGTCGCGCCCCTTCGCCGGGGAGGGCCTGCCGACCCTGGCGGACGCGCTCGACGTCGTCGCTCAGACCGCGATGAGCGTCAATGTCGAGCTCAAGTCCTGCCAGGCGGGGGCCGCGGCCTGCCGCCGCCTGGTCGACGACGTGGCGGCGCAGCTCGACGCCCTGGCCGAGCGGGCCCCGGCCTCGCAGGCGCTCGTCTCCTCCTTCAATCCGCTCCTGCTGGAACGGATGGGGCGGCGCCGGCCCGAGGCGGCCCTGGCACTGCTGACCGGGGCGGGGGCGCTCGGCGACGACTGGCGCTCCCGCGCCGAGATGCTGGGGGCGCGGGCCGTCCACCCGGCGCAGGCGGGCCTGGACCGCGAGCGCGTGGAGGAGATGCGGGCGCTGGGCTACGGCGTCAACGTGTGGACGGTCAACACCCGCGAGCGCGCCGTCGAGCTCTTCGACTGGGGCGCGACGGGGATCTTCACCGACCGGGTGCACGAGCTCGGGGGGCTCGGCGACGGCGGCGATCGGGCGGCGGAAACGGCCGCCGACAAAAGATGA